Proteins from a single region of Vibrio sp. DW001:
- a CDS encoding MerR family transcriptional regulator, translating to MLTVMQLAKKFEISRTAILYYEREGLLEAVCRTASGYRQYGPKEVERLQCIMSYRSFGVSVRDILPLLDNQNTKNREQILRNQFTSLGQEIQKLRQQQASVVAILKDPSLLSDKPMTKDQWTDVLRASGLDEEGMVNWHIQFEKIEPEGHQTFLKSLGIEASEIRKIRTWSKKQNG from the coding sequence ATGTTAACCGTCATGCAATTAGCGAAAAAATTCGAAATTTCTCGTACAGCTATCCTCTATTACGAACGTGAAGGATTGCTTGAAGCAGTATGTCGAACGGCAAGTGGCTATAGACAATATGGTCCGAAAGAGGTTGAGAGGCTCCAGTGCATTATGTCTTATCGTTCTTTTGGTGTTTCAGTACGGGATATTCTTCCGCTGCTTGATAACCAGAATACAAAAAATCGGGAACAAATATTACGTAACCAATTCACTTCGTTAGGTCAGGAAATCCAGAAGTTACGTCAACAACAAGCATCCGTTGTAGCAATTTTGAAAGACCCCTCGCTACTTAGCGATAAGCCGATGACAAAAGACCAATGGACCGACGTTTTAAGAGCGTCAGGCCTCGATGAAGAGGGGATGGTTAATTGGCATATACAATTTGAAAAAATAGAGCCAGAAGGACACCAAACGTTTCTTAAATCGTTAGGTATTGAAGCCAGTGAAATCCGTAAAATAAGAACATGGTCAAAAAAACAGAATGGGTAA
- a CDS encoding DMT family transporter produces MFVSVGVIVRTLSDHIDPFQILFFRQIVFVILLTPAITSNIQVLLKPNKISFHILRVSGAFIALYFGFLTVSNLPFADATALGFIQVLFVAAISRLFLSEEVGSARRFTIIVGFIGVMLVVRPTFGGASSLYVLFGVIASLGAAVAVICVRKVAQTEPRITLLAYQAIFVGLIVFVPSMLSWQWPTSNEWILLILVGVISSIAQWIGITAYKWGEANVVANVEYVKIIYSLLIGYWLFSEIPDIYALAGTAIIIASVVMPNLAKLRQKKTIS; encoded by the coding sequence ATGTTTGTGTCAGTTGGCGTTATCGTTAGGACACTAAGTGACCATATCGACCCATTTCAGATCCTATTTTTTCGTCAGATTGTATTTGTTATTCTATTGACCCCTGCAATAACATCAAACATTCAGGTACTTTTAAAGCCTAATAAAATCAGTTTTCATATACTGAGAGTATCCGGTGCTTTTATAGCGCTTTACTTTGGTTTTCTAACAGTGAGTAACCTTCCTTTTGCCGATGCAACTGCATTGGGCTTTATTCAGGTACTTTTTGTTGCTGCTATATCTCGATTGTTTCTGTCTGAAGAGGTAGGTTCTGCCCGCCGATTTACAATCATTGTCGGATTTATTGGGGTTATGTTAGTTGTTCGGCCAACCTTCGGTGGAGCATCGTCACTTTATGTATTATTTGGCGTGATTGCCTCTCTTGGCGCGGCAGTGGCCGTTATTTGTGTTCGAAAAGTCGCTCAAACAGAACCTCGAATAACCTTATTGGCTTATCAGGCCATATTCGTGGGTCTTATAGTATTTGTTCCAAGTATGCTTTCATGGCAATGGCCGACGTCAAATGAATGGATACTACTGATACTGGTCGGAGTGATATCTTCGATTGCTCAATGGATAGGTATCACTGCTTACAAGTGGGGTGAAGCAAATGTCGTCGCCAATGTCGAGTATGTTAAAATTATCTATTCTTTATTAATTGGTTATTGGCTGTTTTCCGAGATTCCGGACATTTATGCCTTAGCAGGGACTGCCATTATAATAGCCAGCGTGGTCATGCCTAATCTGGCAAAATTAAGACAGAAAAAAACAATATCTTAA